The following DNA comes from Cyanobacteriota bacterium.
ATTAACCACCCCTCTGCCATGATGCGTCGCCAAGCTGTGCTACACGTCGGTGGGTACGACGAATCTTTTGCCCAAGCAGAAGATTTAGACTTGTTCTTGAAGCTAGGTGAACTGGGCAAGCTAGAGAATTTGCCGGATGTTGTATTGAGTTATCGCCAGCACGATCGTTCCATTAGTGGTGCTAAGCAACGACAGGATATTGCCTATCGGCGGCTGGCCTGTGAGCGGGCATGGCAACGGCGGGGAATAGCGGGCACTTTTGAGATTACTCAGCCTTGGCGACCCATTGATCGTTCCTCTCGCCAACAATACCTGCTGCACTACGGTTGGCGGTTTTTTAATACCGGTCAACGCTGGGCAGCGATCGTCTACGGTTGGCGGGCAGTGGTAGCCATGCCGCACAAGTTGGATAGCTGGAAATTGTTGATTTGTGCCCTCATTAAGCCGCTACCCAAGCCAAGTTAACACTGAAGGCATAGTGGCTATGAAGAAAGCTATATATGTGCAGATTGAATCCATCAAGGGCAATCTGTGAATAAGGGAAGCAGTTGCTTTTTGGTCGGGATATTTTGACTTTCCTGCTGATTGGAACAAGGACTGGTATGTAGAGTGATTTCCGGAGTTGCTATGGGTCATCTCCCGTTAGTGTCGGTGCTGATGTCGGTCTATAACTCAGAACGCTACATTGCCCAAGCTGTAGAGAGCATCCTTAACCAAACCTACAACGACTTTGAGTTTGTCATCATCGACGATGGCTCGACTGATCGCACTCCCCAGATGCTTGATGCCTACGCTGCCCGTGATCCCCGCATTCGACTGATTCATCGAGAAAATCGCGGCATTCCCAAAACCCGTAATCAGTTGTTGGCCCTAGCCCAGGGTGAGCTAATTGCCGTCATGGACTCAGATGATGTGGCCTTACCCGATCGCCTTGCAGCCCAGGTGGCGTTTCTCCAAGCCCATCCCGCTGTCGTATGGGTAGGTGGTGCCTTTGAGCTAATTGATCACAAAAACCGTTACCTGACCTGCATTGGAATGCCGACCACTAATGCAGAGATTCAACAACTGCTCATAGAGGGGCACACCAGTTTTCTCCATCCAGGAGCCATGATCCGCAAATCAGCCATCCAGCTTGTGGGGGGCTACGATGAAACGCTATCCACTGCCCATGATCTAGATCTATGGCTGAAGCTGAGTGAAGTTGGTGAACTGGCCAACCTAGCCCAACCAGTAGTCCAGTACCGGATTCATCCTGATTCCATCTGCGATCGCAACCAGGATAAAGTTCTCCACGAAGTGCAGACTGCCTTTGATCGAGCATGGGAACGACGGGGCATCACCCATCGGTTTCAGGCAACAAAGGTCTGTGGTTGGCGACCCACTGGTGATCCCGGTTCTCGCCATGAGTTTATGCTGAAATATGGCTGGTGGGGCTTCAACAGTCGCCACCGAGACACAGCCCGCCACTATGGGTTGCGGGCCATCGCTACCAATCCCCTAGATCCTGAAGGCTGGAAGCTGTTAGCTTGTGCGATCGCGAAACCCCTACCTCCTTCCCCATCTCCATGAGTAAATCACCAACAATTTCTGTGATTATGCCTGTCTACAATGCCGATCGCTACGTCGCCCAGGCAGTAGAGAGTATCCTGACGCAAAC
Coding sequences within:
- a CDS encoding glycosyltransferase, with product GEFIAVMDSDDVAMPDRLARQVAFLRQHPDVVCVGGANNWIDEAGRLLVTQIEPQGDANIQDWLLKGRTCINHPSAMMRRQAVLHVGGYDESFAQAEDLDLFLKLGELGKLENLPDVVLSYRQHDRSISGAKQRQDIAYRRLACERAWQRRGIAGTFEITQPWRPIDRSSRQQYLLHYGWRFFNTGQRWAAIVYGWRAVVAMPHKLDSWKLLICALIKPLPKPS
- a CDS encoding glycosyltransferase, which translates into the protein MGHLPLVSVLMSVYNSERYIAQAVESILNQTYNDFEFVIIDDGSTDRTPQMLDAYAARDPRIRLIHRENRGIPKTRNQLLALAQGELIAVMDSDDVALPDRLAAQVAFLQAHPAVVWVGGAFELIDHKNRYLTCIGMPTTNAEIQQLLIEGHTSFLHPGAMIRKSAIQLVGGYDETLSTAHDLDLWLKLSEVGELANLAQPVVQYRIHPDSICDRNQDKVLHEVQTAFDRAWERRGITHRFQATKVCGWRPTGDPGSRHEFMLKYGWWGFNSRHRDTARHYGLRAIATNPLDPEGWKLLACAIAKPLPPSPSP